CGGTGGCTGTTGACATCATCGAAATCTCTGGACGTAAATTTTTTAAGATCAATGCCTGCCTGTCTCAGCCATTGAACCCATGCCTGAAAATCATTGTAGGTGTCCACGGATGGCGGAACAAAACCCGCAGAAGCCTGGCTCGGTGCAGAAATCACTGTCTCTGCGGGTTGAGTTGTTTCGGTGTCATAGTTTATTTGCGGAACCTCAATACCATCCGGGTGCCTGTCAATGAAATTATTTAAAAATATTTGTAATTTTTCCGGATCTGTAATTTTTCTGGCGACCCTGTGACCAAATTGTTCAAAGGAAATACGATGACTGCTGGCGACCTGCAAAGGTTCATTGCTCAATTGCTGAAGATCGGTTCCATCCTGTGCCAACAGATTCAACCATTCATTGTATGGAAGATAGGCCTTTTCTACCACTTCCACGGAGTTTTTCGGGGCTTCCATCTGTGCAACACTTGACTTGGTAGGCTTGGTCAATTGACGAATCGTCAGTTCCTTCTGCATGAGTTGCGCTTGCTTCAAAAACGACGAATCGGCTGTTCTTAAAGGCAGCGATGGTGTTTCCCGTCTCAACGGTTCCGGTCGGTCGAATTCATCGAATGGTGTTTGAAGCACACTCCGTTGTTCAATCTGAACCACTCTTTGTTGAAGTCTTTCAAATTTATTGGTCAGATCCTGAATTGTACTTCGCAAAATCTGGACAGCGTCTTCTTGATTGTTTCCAGGTTTGGGACTTTCCGCTATAGCGTTTCCAAAGGCCATGACAAGAATGTTATGCGCATGCAACCATTTGGGTGAAGTCAATTGTTTCAGCCAGATGGGATGATTCCGCAAGATCGGACTCACAGCCTCAAGAAAGACCACAAATTTTATTTTTTCATCAGGCCTGACTGTCTCCGGTCTGTTGAATTTAAGATCACAACCCAGGTTGTATAGTAATTTGATCCAATCATTCCAGACATTTCTCGTTTCGATACTTTGCCAGTACTCCTGAACCGCTCGTTGAAACTCCTGAATCACTGACATGAATCCATTCTGAAAACAGATATTGATAATCTTATGATTTTGAACATGTAAATGTTCTCAAATGAAGTCGTATTTTGTGAAAAATCATGGGAAAGTCAAGAAAACACTGATTCTGCCGATAATAAATACAAAAGAAATTTTTTAATGTGAATTTTGTGCAACGGGGTCTCATGATGTGGTTAAGAAGCTTGGTACTGGGCATGTTTTTTCTGTGGGTGTGCCATTCAGCCGTATTTGCGGCAGTGGTTCACCTAAATAGTGGCGAATCGTTGAGCGGACGGATTCAGAAACTTGATGAACAAATTCTGTCGTTGGAATCTGATCGTGGCTTTGGTGTACTGCATATTGAGCGTGCGGATATCAGGCTCATTGAATTTGATAAGTACCATCCTGATCTCAGCAGGAAGTTTGGCGTGGGCTTTTATCAAAAACATTTGTCACTCACGAGTCAGAGCACCTCTGGCGAATATGGAACAGGAGCGATTTCAATCAAAAACTGGCTCAGTGCTACGGATTCCATCAATTTACTATGGGGCTACGCAGAGACCAGGGATGGCGGCACAACCCTGCTGTCTGTCCTGTCTCTGGAAATGCGTTTTTCGAGAGTATTTTTGCAGGAAGGAAATCATCACCTTTATTGGGGACTTGGCGCCGGACACCTGAATGTCATTGACAGTCAGGCATCGACCAATAGTTCAGGCGGGTCGTTTCAGGCTGTGCTTGGAGTAGAGCTGTTTCCCATCACTTTTCCAAATCTGGGGATAGCCGCTGAAATCGGTGTTTCCAACCAGTCCATTGCTGACAGGGTCAGTTTTTCCATGATGGGCCCAGCGGTCGCGATGCATTATTATTTTTAGGGATGCAAAGTATTTGTCATTCCCTGGCTCCATGCTCCAGCAACAGTTTCCGCATCTCAGGGAAATAGCCTTTGGCGGCGGGATCTTCCGGCAGATAGGCCAACAGCGGTTTGCCTTCTGCCGAAGCGTTGACATCAGCGCCATGAGCCAGCAGGATTCGTGCGATTTCCAGTCGACGATCTCTGGTGTGTGATGGCGCATGCCGGAAATAGGGACCATCGTCGATGATCGCCCAATACAAGGGCGGTGGCTGTCCACGGGATTCATTGGTCTCCACGTCATGCCCGATCAGCAGTTGAACGATCTTCACTTCCCCATAGCGGGACGCCTGTATCAATGTTTTAACATAATCAATTTTAATGAGAACGATCATGATTAGAACTTCATTCATGCAACTCAGTCTGATCATCGTTTTAGTGCTTTCTGTTGTCTCCTCAGCCAATGCTTTGGAACTAAAACTAAGAGCACGGGAACACTTTGACACGGTCAATGTGCGTTTTACTGAACAAGATATTGACAAAACATGGTCGGGAATCGGTCCTACTATCAATCTGTGGCTGGAAGAAGCCTATCAATACTCCTTCGGCTTTGCATTCGGCATTATTTTTATTGACAATCCCGCATTGATTGAAATTCCCCAGATTGATGAGAAAATGGAACTCTGGAAGCAGGGAGTCGAAGTTAAATATTATGCGATTCCCAAGGCTGGAGGGATATTTTTTCGGTTGGGTGTGTCGAGCAATACGCTAAAAACTAAAGGCAGTTGGGGCGAGCTTCAGGGGATGGGCGCTTATGCCGGGATTGGTTGGGAATTCCAGTTTAGCAAAATCGGTCTTGCCTTTGAGCAGGCAAAACGTCAGGTAAATCTGGAGAACTCGATTGAAATCGTCACGACCAGTCCTTCGATTGGTGTGCATCTTTACAGTTATTTTTAATTTTCGGGGAAAGACATGTCAAAAGCTAATGAACTTCTGGAAGCGCATCTTCAATTTGAACTTGAACAGTTTACTGGAAAAAATCTGGTTTCCGGACTCAAGGAAGAACTCTCAGCCGCATACCAGTGGTTGGGGAAAATCAAGATATCCGATATTTTTTCAGCAGAACAGGTCAAGGAATCGTTGCGGAAAAATGTCATGGATGTTCCTGTTCCTGATGAAGCCCGCGTCTTTATCAGAAAGTGCGAGGAGAACACTTATGAATATATGAAAGACCACGAAACTCGCTGGGAGGAAGTGCTACCCAAGCGCATGTATGACAAATTCACCGAGCAGACTGAGATCCGACGTAAACTGAGAAAGGAATTTATCCATGAAATGCTGAATGTTCCCATTTACGCGAGAATGATTTCTGATGTGGTTTATAGCAATCTCAAAGAATTCGCCTTGATGGAAAATCCTGTCGCGAAAAAAATTCCGGGGGCCTCCAAACTGCTCAATATGGGGAAAAATTTTATTGGCGACAACCTGTCAGGACTGGAAGCTTCTTTAGAAAAAAATATCAAACAATTCATTGAAAAACAGATCAATACATCCATTCGACAATCAGAGGATTTTTTAAACCGTGAACTGGATGGTGAACTCTATCGAAAACTTACCGATGACCTGTGGAAAAATTTTCATAGTTTGAAAATACATAAAGGCATGGAAAAAATTCGACCGGATTTGCTGGATGAACTGGAACCGGTGATCAAGGAATTCTGGGATAGTTTCAGGGTGACACCCCTATGTTTTGAAGTCGCATCAGGCTGGATTGATGTTTATTTCAAAGATTATGGAAACCGCACAATTCAATCATTGCTGACAGATGTTGGTTGGGATGAGGCTCGAGTGCTGGCTGAAGGAACGCATTGGGCTATTCCTGTGCTGGAAAAAGCTGTGGAGTCCGGTTATGTATCAGAACGTCTACGCCATCGCCTGGAAAAATTTTATAAGTCTAAGGCCGCAAAAGAATTATTGAAATAGGTGGGCTCAATTTTCAGGGAAAAGGGGGACACCGTAGTGTCCCCGAACATAGGAAAAATCAATAATCATCTGTCAGGAGATCTTCTGACAATTCAATGTCATCGCCAAAATCCTCCGGTAACTCAAGATCCGCATCCACAGAATCAGCGTCAATGTTTGCGATAGCCTGTCCGAGAGCCAGGTTCCGGAGAACGCTTTGGGCAATTGCCGACATGTGCACAGGCCGAGTGATAAAGTCCGCGGCACCCGCGTTTAAGGCATCCAGACGATCTTCCAGACTCACCGGTTCTGACAGAAAGATAACGGGAATACCGGGAAACTTCTGCTGGACTTCCGCCAGAAGTTCAAGCGATGTATTGCCGTCAAGATTCCAGTTGATCAGCAAAATATCCGCTCTGCCAGCTTTCAGCATGGGCCAGAGGCTGTTTTTGTTTTTCGCGTGTGAAATTTCGAAGCCTGTTCTTTCTCGCAGATAGCGTTCCAAAACATCTTTATGTTGTTCAGGCAGGTTCATCACACCAATGGCTTTTCCATTAAAACTATGGGGTGTGAGTATCGGCCTGTTCTCATCCCCTTGAGAATAAGATTCCATGATGACAGCATCACTTTCTTCATCTTCTTCCAGAGCATCCGCATCAAACATGGAATCATCCACCTCTTCCAGGTCCGGGAGATCAATGCCATCATCCATTTCGAGATCATCTTCAACAGATTCCTCTTCCTCAGCTTCTTCTTCAGAATAATCAGGGTAAGGCTCACCTGTCACGCCGGAAATATAGTCTCGTAGATCAGCCTGTTCGCTTGATTCAAGTTCAAGAAATTCAACAGCAGCCTGATAATACCATTCAATGGGCCAGCACCAGCGTACAACTCCACGAAGTCGTAAATCCGGTTTGAAACCAATAACGACTTCATCACCTTCCGAAAGAGAGTTTTCACAATGGAATCTCGTTCCATTTAGTGAAATATCCAGTCCAGTAGCCATGGGATCAGTCCACTCTTCAGCTTCCACTGTAATTGTTTCTTCAAATAAAACTCTTAAATACTTTCTTCGTTCTGCAGCCATGTCCACCAGCTCTTCAAAATGTTCAAAAATGAAGGATAAAGGTAATTCTAGGGTAGCTGTAGCACTATCTAATCAATGAGTAAAGACGTTGATGGATAATTTTTTTAATTCATTATCAGGCATCTTTCAAAAAGACTGAATTTAGTTTCCAGTTTGCCCTTAACGGTCATACCGGTGCAGGCAGGTATCCAGTCCGTTGCCCAGGAGATGGACTCAACGACAGTAACGTGTCAACTATTTTTGAAAGGTGCCCATTATTAAGGCGAAGGAAGTCATTTTTGGGGGGAAAGGCTGTTTTTCCAGGCGGCATAATTGAAATTGTCGCGTTGATCGTAGGCGGCTTTTATGCGTTCTTTGGCCAGCTTGAAGGCTTTGGTTTCGCCAAGGGTTGGAACCGATTTTCGTGTGCTTTCATAAGTGGCAAAGAAATTCATCATTCTGCCAAAATCCTGTTTCTGGCCAAAATACAGCTTGATCAGTGAAAGCAGCAGCACGGAGCGGATCATGGATTCCCCCTGAAGATCCGTATAAACAGGTTCCAGGCGTGTGACGACTTCATGCAGATTCGCTTCTGCCAATTCCTGCTGATCCTGACGTGCGTATAACTCTGCCTGGTTCATCAAAAAACTGACGGCTTTCCTCACAAAAAAAGAATCCTCCTTGATTTTCGCAATCGCATCGCAAGTTTTTAAGGCAAGACTGTAAGTCTGGATGGCCTCAGGAATGGATCTTTTTTCTGTATAAAAATCTTTGGACAAGGCCAGACTTTTCCGAAGCGTTTCAGTTTGTGTCAGCCATTTCTGCTGAATATCAGAGATACTGATCGGGGAGCGGCTGTTTCCTGCTTTAAAGTAACTGATGTCGTCTGAGGCATAGTAACATTTGGGACAAACGGTAATCTGAAGCAGTGAATAATCACAAAAATCATGCTCATCTGTGGCTTGAGTATAGACAGGAATGTTGAACAGACTGGACTGAGTGATCATGGCATGAGAGCGCAAGTGCCAGAATACGATGTCATTCTGTCCACAAATATAACACGAAACAGCCTTGCCCATCAGTGAATTGTTGCTACAGGTGATGACCTGTTCTTCGTTTGATTGGGCATATTTTTCAGGATAGATCAGTTGCAGAATGCCATGTTGCTCATGCACAATTCCCTGAAAAACAGCCCGCACCATATACACCTGTGTGCTGTAAAGATCACTTGGCGCGGCACGTTGTACGGCGATACTGATGGATGATTTCACTGGATTGCCCTCCGCATCCAGAACTCGCAATGAAAGTCGGGAATGGGGATTGATGCTTCGATGGTATTTGAAGGTGCATCCTTTAATGTTAACATCCCATAACAGCACATTTTCTGTGTGATCGCTGAAAATAAGTTCTGCATGAGGTTTGGTGTGTTCCAGATGAAACACGGCAGTGTAAAGAATTTTGTTGGTCACCGAAACCGGAAATCCCAGCAACCCACCGGTAGTACGAAAGCAGGTGATTTCAGAGGGAGTGATCCGTCCGTCTGAAATTGAAATCCGGACAAGTTGTTTGAGCATGAAAAACGCTTTCTGGGGTTCTATTGGCATGGGGTCGAGAACAATCGGTTTCATCAGTTTGACCTGCTCCATCAATTCAGCAATTTCCTGCCGATCGTCCAGAAATCCAATGGCTTCGCTGAGATATTCCATTTCAGATGAGTCCACATGTCCATCTGCACAGATCATGGTGGCGATGGCCTTGGCCAGCCAGCGTTTTTCGGTTTTAGGCAGAGTTTCCAGATCCAGTTGGCTCATGGGCTAGTATCTTTCCTGAAAGATATTTATAAACGTTTTTCAGAGCAATTATGTAAGAATTGAATTTGAAAATCTTTATATTTGCCTGACACATTGAAAAAGGTTTTGAAAGTCAAAAAAAACACTGGATTGGAGGCCCCTAGAATGAAGTGTTGGTCGAAATATAGCCTTCATATATTCCGCCTTCATCCAACCCTTGTGCAACTCCTGTCCGAATCACTAACGCGTTGGAATATCCCACCAGGAGTTCAAATGAAATTTCCATGCCTGCGGAGCGATGCGGTTTTTGCGCGTCTTCCGACTGGTTGCCCGCATCGCCATTTTCAGCAAACAATGCGCCATACAGTTGATGAATACCAACGGGTGGGGTCATCAGATGTCGTTCCACCCGGGCAATTGGAAATCTCCATTCTGTTGAAAACAGGGTCAGGAAACGCCCTCTCAGATCTGGCAGACCTTCAGGATAGCCTCTCAACGCATAATCTCTGACTTCAAAAAATGAATTATCGGCACTTCCGCTTCCCTGGCCAATCGCGGTGGATTGCTGATTTCCTCCAAGTTGAAACGGCCTGGGGTTGTCTGTTCCCCAGCCAAGTGTTGTTCGGAAAGCCCAGACATTGAGTCCGGTAATAGTGATAAATTGTCGCCAGTCCAGAGTGTAAACCTGACCAGTGTAATCATTGTTCAGTAAATCGCTGTCTTCCGCGATAAGGCTTACATAAGCGCCGTCCGTTTCAGAAACAGAAAGCTCCCAGATTTGAGTGGAGTGATATTGCAACGCCAATCCCAGAATGGAATCAGCAGGAATATCCGGCAGAGGCAATGTCCCTGAAATGTTGTCAGGTCGAAGATCGACCAATTCTTCACGCCAGTCGAGCACGCCAGCCCGTAACAACCATTGACGCTGCATTTTCAGCCAGGGAAAGATCATTTCTGCGCCAAAAGTGGTGATTTTACGGAAAATACTGGTTTCTTCAGCGGTTTCCGGTGGTTCTGAAAAATCATCAAAATATCCCCGGTATTCGCGGCTCAAACGAAAAATCAGGGTGGGATCCCAACGGTCATAGGAATACATGATTGTGCCCCGCGGCCAGTTGTTGGTCACATCATACGCTGCCAGCAGGTTATAGGTGTGCCGGTTCAGTGGATCTGAAACACTGGTCATTATCCCGGCTTCACCCCGGATAGAATCAAAATTCAGATATGGTGTCCAGAATGTTGGTTTCAGGCCAGGCCATGGAGAATAAGGCTCTGTCACGCCCTGACTCAAGCCCTTGTCAGCGTCTGCCATTGTGGTTTCATCGTGTAGCTGAAACATCGGCGAAGTTTCTGTTGAAACAGGCAAGGGAAGACTTTGCAGTGCGATACGGTAAATATTCAGGCCAGTGACAGACATGCCGGCATAATACAATTGATCTCCGGCAGGAAAGGGATAAAACCCGCCACCGGCAAGATAGGTCAGAGGGGTGATTTGTTGATCCGACAGGTTCAGTTGATAAATGTTGTAACGGCCCCCATAATTTGCGGAAAAAATGACGTTGGTTCCCTCACTCGAAAAACGTGGATGCGCTTCAATTTCCAGAGTTTCCAGTAAAGGCGTCCAGGTGTGATTTTGAAGAGAAAACAATTCCAGATTCCAGCGTTTTCCAGGTTTCCACACCATTGCCACCAGATTTTGGCCATCAGGAGAAAGATCCGGCCATGAAATGATTTCCTGATTTTCTGAGTCCCATAAAGTTTCCAGCACCTCACCCTTGAGGTTGAGACGCCGTAAGGCTGTGCCTGCACTGGTCGTATGCACAGCCAGAATGTCATTTTTTTCCGGACCCCAAATGGCAAACAAATAGCGCCCGCCTTCGGTGATCTGTCGGAGTTCTCCTGTTTCAGGATTGAAATGATAAAGATCACTCCATGTGTTAAGATTCCGCACGAGATCCAACTGGGTCAACAGAACACCTTGATGAGCGTCAGCGTCAAACCGGGTTTGGTGTGTGACTTCCAGCACCGCTTCAGCTTCCCTGCCCGGTATCTGTCGCATGAGACTGCCCGCGCTTTTATAATCATTACGGAGATACCACAGACTGCCGTCTTCAGTGACTTGCGGCATGCTGGTCATGTATCCGTCTGAGGTGAGTCGCTCACCTTCCTCAATGGTGTGTTGACGAAGTTCCTCCATTTCAGGTTGAAAACGGGCATGAAGCCAGACAGAGAATTCCTCCCACAACTCAGTCATGTCCTTATCCTGAAAGACTTGTTCAGCAGTCCAGTTGATTCCGAAGGGGATCCAGTTGTCGCTGTATTCCTCAATCCAGCCACGAATAGAGGGTGTTCCATATCGTTCCTCAAGAAACTGATAAAAAAATACGCCGTAAAGATATTGCGTATTTGGAGGCCAGGCCACCAGGCTGTCATTGACCTGGCGGATTGATTTGAAGCCCCCCATCAATTCCATTCGCATCAGCATGCGAAAATAGGCACTCTGTCCCCGTCCAACTTTCCGGGACAGGCTGGTTTCCTGGAAGGTGGCCAGGCCCTCCTGCATCCAGACAGGCTGAAAAACCGCAGGAAATGCGGCAAAAACAAAGGGATCAGCGATGGTTCTTCCAAAAATTTTTCTGATATCCTTTGGAAAACCTGAGGCCTTGTCGAGATGGAAAATATGCGTCATTTCATGCTGTATCAGCAGATCGAGCCAGTCATCAAATTCTTCCAGGGTGTTCAGATCATCCGGCGGATGCATGAACAGATACATGGTATTTCGGGGAATGGGGGTTGCCGCACCATTGCTGTAATCCACGCGGTCATTGAGAATCATGTCAATAAAGTCCGGTTGCCAGTTGAACCAGGTAGCGAGACTGGCATAAATCCGCTCTCCAATCATGGCAGTTTTTTGAGCCAGGTGTTTTTCCCCCTGATGAAAATGAATCCGCAGATGTGTGGTTGTCAGCGTTTGCCACTCCAGTTCAGGATCATAGGTCAAGGCGCCATGTCCGGTGTGCGGATGAAAACAGATGAGCAATAGCAGTACACAAAGGACTTTGACAGGAGTCATGGGAAAAAATCGATCAAACATGGTTATCCTGACAGTTGGAAGATGGAATGATTTTTAGTGGATTCGATAGGGTTTCATGTATTCGCCTTCAATTTTCATACGTCCGGCCGCAGTCAGTTTATCAATGAGATGGTCTGTCGTTTTAAGAACATTGGAACTGCCATGCAGTCGTGGCCGGTCTGTCCCCCATGATTCAAGAATTTCGGGACGTTTGATGTTCAGTGTGACCAGCGCGGAAAAAAACTTCCGGAGATTTTCACACAGTTTGTAGGGGCCGACATCATCATACAATTCCAAAGCTTCCACAGATTCGAAAGTGACCTGAAATGGCGTCTGGAGTTCCCTGGGGAAATACAGATGGTCATTCCACAGGAACCGCCGGTCAAGTTTCAGGTTACTTTCTTTGATATGCAGGGCATAGGTTCGTGGAGAGATGTTGTTAAAAATCTGGTAATGTTCCAGAAAGGAATCCTTGAAGCAGGTCTTCAGATATTGGTCGATCATGTCAAAATATTGTCCACCCGGGCGTTCAACCCAGTCAAAGGGATAAATCAATCCATGATTGCGCGGATGCAGTTTCATGCTCAGAAACATCATGATTTCTTCCAGCGTTCCAATCCCACCGGGATGCACTCTTCCACGGTGAGCGGCCCGAATGAAGGCTTCCATGCGTTTTTCAATGTCAGGAAACACCACCAGTCGATCGACCAGTTTATTCGATTTTTCCGCAGACATGATGCCCTGTTCGGTAAAACCGATAAAAAAACGGTTGATTTTCTGTTGCAGTTCATGGAAGGCCTGCAGGGAACCCTTGAACGGAGCTTTCATGATTCCGGGGCCGCTACCGGTGATGTCTTCAGCGGGTTGTGCCAGGTTTTTATCTTTATGATGCCGGGTGTTGATCAACGTATAAAAATATCCGATTTTTTCAGCGAAACGGTATTCGTTGAATTCACCGATATAATCAGTCGGCAGGGAGTGACCACCCCATACAAACGATACGACAGAACGCTTGCCACGGTCCAGCAGTCCTGTGCGATGAACAAAATCCTTGATCCATTTTGAAACAGTTTCCGGTGAATCATCCGCATTCAGCCTTCGAGGTTCTTCATTGTCAGGAAGATAAAGCGGCAGAGCCAGATCACGGATGATGGAAGAAAACTGCTGAAACTGGGCCGGCGTCAGGTGTTCACGGTCAAATAACGCGGTATCCGGAACATTGTGGCAAATGAGAGATAGTTTGATCTTGTTCTTCTTAATGCTTTGTTCAACGTAAAATTGCATCCCCTCAAAATCATCCCGAAGTTTTTGCTTGTCGTCTCCGTAATTATGATTCTCAATCACGGAGGCCAGACATTCTTTCAGGATCAGGTTGTCACTGGTGACATTTTTAACGATTACCTCAGCAATACCTTGAGTTATCGGCGTACCGAGAATTTTTTCCCTGATAGGGATTTCCAGATGTTTTATGTGGTTCATAGCGACATCAAATAATGGTTCCCGGTTGTGGTTATTTTTTGAGCTCATCGCCCAGACAGGTTCCCAACTTGCGGGCTGTTTCCAGCCATGAATGATCAAGCGGAACAATTTTGCGTTTGCCGACCACTTCTTCCAGAGGAATCGGTTTGGCCTTGTCGCTTACAGAGGCGACCATGACTCCGTAAACTTCCTTTTCGATCAGTTCAGCGCAGGCTGTGCCGAGTCTTGACGCAAGCAAACGATCTGCCGCTGACGGGATTCCCCCTCGTTGCACATGACCCAGGATTGAAACACGGGCCTCCAGATGCGTCAGTTCTTCAAGTTTCTGTGCCAGAAAAATAATGTTGTTTTTATGTTCTGCCTCAATTTTTGCCAATTCTGCGGCCGCATCGCTTTTCTCCGGGTCTTTATCTTTTTCCTTGGCCGCTTTTTTTCGGGCCTTGGCCGCATTCAGTTTTTCAGCGTAGTCAATCGACATCGCGCCTTCAGCCACGGCAACAATACTGAAGTTTTTTCCGGCACGACTTCTACGTCGGATCGCGTCAGCAATGAGATCTACGTTATAGGGAATTTCCGGAATGAGAATGACATCCGCGCCTCCGGCGATTCCTGCACCAAGGGCTAACCAGCCGGCGTTGTGCCCCATCACCTCACAAATGATGATCCGATGATGACTGTGAGCGGTGCTGTGGAGACGGTCGATGGCCTCCGTGGCGATACCGAGAGCGGTATCAAAACCAAAAGTGACATCGGTCATGTCCACATCATTATCAATGGTTTTGGGAAGGGTGATCACATTCAAGCCATGTTTCTGGAGATGATAAGCGTTTTTCTGGGTACCGCCGCCGCCAAGGCAGACCACCACATCCAGATGAAGCCTTTGATAATTTTCCACAATGGTTTCTGTCATATCCATGACTTTATTCCCTACCGGCATTTTGTTGGGTTTATCCCGGCTGGTTCCCAGAATGGTTCCGCCAACAGTCAGGATGCCCGAAAGCTCCTGTTCATCGAGTCTGATTTTTCGGTTTTCCACCAATCCGCGAAATCCATCCCGAAATCCGATGATGTGCATGTCATAGAATCCAATTGCAGATTTGCCGATGGCACGAATGGCCGCATTCAATCCCGGAGTGTCTCCGCCTGATGTTAAAACACCAACATATTTAGTCATGATTCACCTCATGATAGGTTAACAAAGAGTGTAACTGTGAGTCTATTGTGTTCGTTAATATGTCTGAACAGAAAAATCAAACAGGGAAAGTCATTTCATTGAGATTATCGGAGAGACATCGGTGATCTGCTTCTTTCAAAGATTGAACAGTGGGGTTAAAGGACTGATAGCGTTGCAAACAAGATGAATTGAAGTTAGAAAAACGGGATGAACATAATTTAGGTCA
This portion of the SAR324 cluster bacterium genome encodes:
- a CDS encoding PD40 domain-containing protein; translated protein: MFDRFFPMTPVKVLCVLLLLICFHPHTGHGALTYDPELEWQTLTTTHLRIHFHQGEKHLAQKTAMIGERIYASLATWFNWQPDFIDMILNDRVDYSNGAATPIPRNTMYLFMHPPDDLNTLEEFDDWLDLLIQHEMTHIFHLDKASGFPKDIRKIFGRTIADPFVFAAFPAVFQPVWMQEGLATFQETSLSRKVGRGQSAYFRMLMRMELMGGFKSIRQVNDSLVAWPPNTQYLYGVFFYQFLEERYGTPSIRGWIEEYSDNWIPFGINWTAEQVFQDKDMTELWEEFSVWLHARFQPEMEELRQHTIEEGERLTSDGYMTSMPQVTEDGSLWYLRNDYKSAGSLMRQIPGREAEAVLEVTHQTRFDADAHQGVLLTQLDLVRNLNTWSDLYHFNPETGELRQITEGGRYLFAIWGPEKNDILAVHTTSAGTALRRLNLKGEVLETLWDSENQEIISWPDLSPDGQNLVAMVWKPGKRWNLELFSLQNHTWTPLLETLEIEAHPRFSSEGTNVIFSANYGGRYNIYQLNLSDQQITPLTYLAGGGFYPFPAGDQLYYAGMSVTGLNIYRIALQSLPLPVSTETSPMFQLHDETTMADADKGLSQGVTEPYSPWPGLKPTFWTPYLNFDSIRGEAGIMTSVSDPLNRHTYNLLAAYDVTNNWPRGTIMYSYDRWDPTLIFRLSREYRGYFDDFSEPPETAEETSIFRKITTFGAEMIFPWLKMQRQWLLRAGVLDWREELVDLRPDNISGTLPLPDIPADSILGLALQYHSTQIWELSVSETDGAYVSLIAEDSDLLNNDYTGQVYTLDWRQFITITGLNVWAFRTTLGWGTDNPRPFQLGGNQQSTAIGQGSGSADNSFFEVRDYALRGYPEGLPDLRGRFLTLFSTEWRFPIARVERHLMTPPVGIHQLYGALFAENGDAGNQSEDAQKPHRSAGMEISFELLVGYSNALVIRTGVAQGLDEGGIYEGYISTNTSF
- a CDS encoding 6-phosphofructokinase is translated as MTKYVGVLTSGGDTPGLNAAIRAIGKSAIGFYDMHIIGFRDGFRGLVENRKIRLDEQELSGILTVGGTILGTSRDKPNKMPVGNKVMDMTETIVENYQRLHLDVVVCLGGGGTQKNAYHLQKHGLNVITLPKTIDNDVDMTDVTFGFDTALGIATEAIDRLHSTAHSHHRIIICEVMGHNAGWLALGAGIAGGADVILIPEIPYNVDLIADAIRRRSRAGKNFSIVAVAEGAMSIDYAEKLNAAKARKKAAKEKDKDPEKSDAAAELAKIEAEHKNNIIFLAQKLEELTHLEARVSILGHVQRGGIPSAADRLLASRLGTACAELIEKEVYGVMVASVSDKAKPIPLEEVVGKRKIVPLDHSWLETARKLGTCLGDELKK
- a CDS encoding response regulator, whose translation is MAAERRKYLRVLFEETITVEAEEWTDPMATGLDISLNGTRFHCENSLSEGDEVVIGFKPDLRLRGVVRWCWPIEWYYQAAVEFLELESSEQADLRDYISGVTGEPYPDYSEEEAEEEESVEDDLEMDDGIDLPDLEEVDDSMFDADALEEDEESDAVIMESYSQGDENRPILTPHSFNGKAIGVMNLPEQHKDVLERYLRERTGFEISHAKNKNSLWPMLKAGRADILLINWNLDGNTSLELLAEVQQKFPGIPVIFLSEPVSLEDRLDALNAGAADFITRPVHMSAIAQSVLRNLALGQAIANIDADSVDADLELPEDFGDDIELSEDLLTDDY
- a CDS encoding DUF3412 domain-containing protein, producing the protein MNHIKHLEIPIREKILGTPITQGIAEVIVKNVTSDNLILKECLASVIENHNYGDDKQKLRDDFEGMQFYVEQSIKKNKIKLSLICHNVPDTALFDREHLTPAQFQQFSSIIRDLALPLYLPDNEEPRRLNADDSPETVSKWIKDFVHRTGLLDRGKRSVVSFVWGGHSLPTDYIGEFNEYRFAEKIGYFYTLINTRHHKDKNLAQPAEDITGSGPGIMKAPFKGSLQAFHELQQKINRFFIGFTEQGIMSAEKSNKLVDRLVVFPDIEKRMEAFIRAAHRGRVHPGGIGTLEEIMMFLSMKLHPRNHGLIYPFDWVERPGGQYFDMIDQYLKTCFKDSFLEHYQIFNNISPRTYALHIKESNLKLDRRFLWNDHLYFPRELQTPFQVTFESVEALELYDDVGPYKLCENLRKFFSALVTLNIKRPEILESWGTDRPRLHGSSNVLKTTDHLIDKLTAAGRMKIEGEYMKPYRIH
- a CDS encoding DUF2225 domain-containing protein, whose product is MSQLDLETLPKTEKRWLAKAIATMICADGHVDSSEMEYLSEAIGFLDDRQEIAELMEQVKLMKPIVLDPMPIEPQKAFFMLKQLVRISISDGRITPSEITCFRTTGGLLGFPVSVTNKILYTAVFHLEHTKPHAELIFSDHTENVLLWDVNIKGCTFKYHRSINPHSRLSLRVLDAEGNPVKSSISIAVQRAAPSDLYSTQVYMVRAVFQGIVHEQHGILQLIYPEKYAQSNEEQVITCSNNSLMGKAVSCYICGQNDIVFWHLRSHAMITQSSLFNIPVYTQATDEHDFCDYSLLQITVCPKCYYASDDISYFKAGNSRSPISISDIQQKWLTQTETLRKSLALSKDFYTEKRSIPEAIQTYSLALKTCDAIAKIKEDSFFVRKAVSFLMNQAELYARQDQQELAEANLHEVVTRLEPVYTDLQGESMIRSVLLLSLIKLYFGQKQDFGRMMNFFATYESTRKSVPTLGETKAFKLAKERIKAAYDQRDNFNYAAWKNSLSPQK